The following proteins are co-located in the Candidatus Poribacteria bacterium genome:
- a CDS encoding acyl-CoA thioesterase — MHTEYRTKRKIEFADTDMAGIVHFTRFFVFMETAEHEFLRSLGTSVATEWNGDKIGWPRLAASCEYLSPLRFEDEVDIRLQVIKKGTKSLTYQFHFTHEGKDIAHGQITTVCCVTNPDEKLRAIPIPDFIADQIF; from the coding sequence ATGCACACTGAATACAGAACCAAACGCAAAATTGAGTTTGCTGATACCGATATGGCGGGTATCGTCCATTTTACACGATTTTTTGTCTTTATGGAGACGGCGGAACACGAATTCCTCCGGAGTTTAGGGACAAGTGTTGCTACCGAGTGGAACGGAGATAAGATCGGATGGCCCCGACTCGCGGCTTCGTGTGAATACTTGAGCCCACTCCGGTTTGAGGATGAAGTGGATATTCGCCTGCAAGTAATCAAAAAGGGAACGAAATCCCTCACCTACCAATTCCACTTTACACATGAAGGAAAAGACATCGCGCACGGACAGATCACGACAGTTTGTTGTGTAACGAACCCCGATGAGAAACTACGCGCGATTCCTATCCCAGATTTCATTGCGGATCAAATTTTTTAA
- a CDS encoding ABC transporter ATP-binding protein, with amino-acid sequence MLKVSNVSKDFGAVKVLRDISFSFTNRASVAITGPSGSGKSTLLHIIGTLEKPSGGQVEINNTDPFTLSEPELARYRNTVIGFVFQDHHLLPQYSVLENVLIPTLVSEEKTDATQRAHELLERVGLAHRAWHRPAELSGGERQRVAIARALINQPSILLCDEPTGNLDTATSETIANLLFELHRVEQSMLIVVTHNLALVSRFQQHLQLSDGTFTLNGDT; translated from the coding sequence ATGCTGAAGGTATCCAATGTATCTAAAGATTTTGGTGCAGTCAAAGTCCTACGGGATATTTCGTTTAGTTTCACGAATAGAGCGTCTGTTGCTATTACGGGTCCATCGGGTTCTGGCAAAAGCACGCTTTTACACATCATCGGCACGTTAGAAAAGCCTTCCGGTGGACAGGTTGAGATTAACAACACCGACCCATTTACGCTCTCTGAACCTGAACTGGCGCGATATCGAAACACTGTCATCGGGTTCGTATTTCAAGATCATCATCTGCTGCCACAATATTCCGTCCTTGAAAACGTACTCATCCCGACACTCGTTTCCGAGGAAAAAACTGACGCGACCCAACGGGCACATGAACTCCTCGAACGAGTTGGTCTCGCGCATCGGGCATGGCATCGACCCGCTGAGCTTTCGGGGGGTGAACGACAACGCGTTGCGATCGCTCGTGCCCTTATCAATCAACCCAGTATTCTTCTCTGCGATGAACCGACCGGAAATTTGGATACTGCTACTTCCGAAACTATCGCTAATTTGCTCTTTGAGTTGCACCGCGTGGAACAGAGTATGCTCATTGTCGTCACACACAACCTTGCACTCGTTTCTCGTTTTCAGCAACACCTGCAGCTTTCAGATGGCACTTTCACCCTCAACGGGGATACCTAA
- a CDS encoding tetratricopeptide repeat protein, whose product MHSIQVKTTVHFIYTALLTICFLMLSGCSSDPDPNTSTALNHMELGWRSYESGNYAQALLSFERAINFDENLADAHNGVGWSHLSLSLNPPLAQEAFQNAVQLDPSNADAWVGLANLLFLRHKDTSDFRSAIRAIDNALQGDVQYLFRHDYRSNAELYVLKAACYYYLGEDASATQEVDKALQIETTNRTAIVLRDLLKE is encoded by the coding sequence ATGCATTCTATTCAGGTCAAAACGACGGTTCACTTCATATATACAGCTTTACTTACCATCTGTTTCCTGATGCTGAGTGGGTGTTCCAGTGATCCCGATCCAAATACGTCGACTGCGTTGAATCACATGGAGTTGGGATGGCGTTCCTACGAATCGGGGAACTATGCACAGGCATTGCTCAGTTTTGAGCGAGCAATTAACTTCGATGAAAATCTGGCGGATGCGCATAACGGCGTCGGATGGAGTCATCTCAGTCTATCTCTAAATCCGCCACTGGCACAGGAAGCCTTCCAGAACGCCGTGCAACTCGATCCATCAAATGCGGACGCATGGGTCGGACTTGCGAATCTGCTATTTTTGCGTCACAAAGATACAAGCGACTTCCGATCCGCTATTCGAGCGATTGATAACGCACTACAGGGTGATGTCCAATACCTTTTTCGGCACGACTATCGTTCCAACGCCGAACTTTATGTGCTTAAGGCGGCGTGCTACTACTATCTCGGTGAAGATGCGTCTGCGACACAAGAAGTAGACAAGGCGCTCCAAATTGAAACGACAAATCGGACAGCCATCGTGCTGCGAGATCTACTCAAAGAATAA
- a CDS encoding ABC transporter permease gives MVKTIKQAMRKFSWGSFKYFWQIHLIVALCTAVATGVLAGALIVGDSVRGSLRSITKERLGTIQHALLADRFFPPDVLDRQNTVSTILLNGTIVAPQTQTRASRVNILGVQERFFAFWKEDAAPSLKKTDGQTFNAIIINEALQNELNAEVGDTLLVNVPQSADIHPEFLLGERDASEAIQSLRLVISEIVPTESAGRFSLRAHQSLPLNAFIALPVLQSVLGQGDRVNALFTAETVPISSDDLTLGMDALDLEIRGHDAHFDLQSQQYLLKPIFSDLALTIAAENGIPTLPTLTYLANTITANGRTVPYSTIVALSTDKGEFSDLLNKHAVTVESKIVAGMEGDLSTEDSQTSDVVVSPQGKLENPEIILNTWTATELDVEVGEEISVTYYRVGAGEEYITETALFRLKGILPIEGITADRDLIPTFPGIHDTADMSEWESPFPIDYSLIRSKDEAYWDEYGATPKAFISLETGKQLWKNRFGDLTAIRLGVAPNADLQATRTLFETEFLRKIQPEQIGFRFMAPQSDGLQASTGATDFGMLFSSLSAFIIIAVALLVGMLFRIGVEQRSREIGILQAIGYPLTKIRRRFLYEGVTISSMGSLCGCLLAIGYAQLMIYGLQTWWLPAIGTPFMELHVSIWSLLIGAIISLSVVMLSIRLTVHKLGRTATVSLLAGKTDFVDATATDKYRTKKMKFLRWLVAAIGVGIGIWVEQPVVSLLFVALLIIGIGAEVFDKWLKSQNVPKQLNRMRFAIRNAARQPGRSKTCVATISIACCIIVAVGANRHDAPPETEYAFVAESALPLHHNLNTPDGRFELGFSDKASELLSASEVIPFRVLPGEDVSCLNLYQPQKPQILGAPDAMLGKAPWVNLYLTPTESDKVPAIGDEKSLRWILHHNPDDDFIVQDEFGKPLRLELETVVNSLFQSQLIISESNFTKYFPSQSGYQFFLIKTPPDLREETAQILEKTLGDYGFDLVSASARLASYRAVENTYISTFQSLGGLGVLLGTFGLALVLFRNIIERRGELATLRAFGFGRRLLSRMLFLESSFLLVIGMFIGIVAGLASIFASQGHLPSFPWFSLTITLLFIFGFGIIANAIAVAVALRSPLLTTLKSDF, from the coding sequence ATGGTTAAAACTATTAAACAGGCTATGCGCAAATTTTCTTGGGGTTCCTTCAAATATTTTTGGCAGATACATCTCATCGTCGCGCTTTGTACGGCTGTGGCGACGGGTGTGCTCGCCGGGGCATTGATTGTCGGAGATTCTGTGCGAGGAAGCCTGCGGAGCATAACAAAGGAACGACTCGGCACAATCCAACATGCCCTCCTTGCTGACCGCTTTTTTCCCCCAGACGTTCTGGATCGACAGAACACAGTTTCAACAATCTTACTGAATGGAACAATCGTTGCACCGCAAACGCAGACGCGAGCATCAAGAGTGAACATCCTCGGTGTCCAAGAGCGTTTCTTCGCATTTTGGAAAGAAGATGCCGCGCCAAGCTTGAAAAAAACAGATGGACAAACCTTCAATGCCATTATCATCAACGAGGCACTACAGAACGAATTGAACGCCGAAGTCGGCGACACACTTCTCGTGAATGTTCCGCAATCCGCTGACATCCACCCAGAATTCCTTCTCGGCGAACGCGATGCATCCGAGGCTATCCAAAGCCTACGTTTGGTTATCAGTGAGATTGTGCCAACAGAGAGTGCTGGAAGATTTAGTCTTCGCGCCCATCAAAGTCTTCCGTTGAACGCTTTCATCGCACTTCCAGTTTTACAAAGCGTGCTCGGACAAGGGGATAGAGTAAACGCCCTATTTACGGCGGAAACAGTTCCAATTTCGTCTGATGATCTCACATTAGGTATGGATGCCCTCGACTTGGAGATTCGAGGGCACGATGCTCACTTTGATCTCCAAAGTCAGCAGTATCTCCTTAAACCGATCTTTTCTGATCTCGCGCTAACAATCGCGGCTGAAAATGGAATCCCAACGCTTCCGACGCTCACCTATCTCGCGAATACGATTACCGCTAATGGCAGAACCGTTCCATATTCGACAATCGTCGCACTCTCTACCGATAAGGGCGAGTTTTCTGACCTTCTTAACAAACACGCTGTTACAGTGGAATCGAAAATCGTAGCGGGAATGGAGGGTGACTTGAGCACAGAAGACTCTCAAACTTCAGATGTTGTTGTTTCTCCGCAAGGGAAATTAGAGAATCCTGAAATTATCCTCAATACATGGACGGCGACTGAGCTTGACGTAGAAGTCGGGGAGGAGATCAGCGTCACATACTATCGCGTTGGTGCTGGAGAAGAATACATCACGGAAACCGCGCTGTTCCGTCTGAAAGGGATTTTACCGATTGAAGGTATCACCGCCGATAGAGACCTCATCCCTACTTTTCCGGGAATCCACGATACCGCTGATATGTCTGAGTGGGAATCCCCATTTCCGATTGATTACTCACTTATTCGCAGTAAAGACGAAGCGTATTGGGATGAATACGGCGCAACACCGAAAGCGTTCATTTCACTCGAAACGGGTAAGCAACTGTGGAAAAACCGGTTCGGTGACCTCACTGCGATTCGGTTGGGTGTCGCGCCAAACGCAGATCTTCAAGCAACACGGACGCTGTTTGAAACCGAATTCCTCAGAAAGATTCAACCCGAACAGATTGGATTCCGATTCATGGCTCCTCAATCTGATGGGCTCCAAGCCTCCACCGGTGCAACAGATTTCGGGATGCTCTTTAGCAGTCTGAGTGCCTTTATCATAATTGCTGTCGCCCTGTTGGTGGGGATGCTTTTCCGTATCGGTGTAGAGCAAAGATCGCGTGAGATCGGTATATTACAAGCGATTGGCTATCCGCTCACTAAAATCCGTCGCCGATTCCTTTATGAAGGTGTCACCATCTCCAGTATGGGGAGTCTGTGCGGTTGTCTGCTCGCGATCGGGTATGCGCAATTGATGATATATGGGTTGCAAACGTGGTGGCTCCCTGCTATCGGGACCCCGTTTATGGAACTCCACGTCAGTATATGGAGTCTGCTGATAGGAGCAATTATCTCACTATCTGTTGTGATGCTCTCCATCCGCTTGACTGTCCACAAGTTGGGTAGAACTGCTACTGTTTCGCTCCTTGCAGGTAAAACCGATTTTGTTGATGCGACTGCAACTGACAAATATAGAACGAAGAAGATGAAATTCCTTCGGTGGTTGGTCGCTGCGATTGGGGTCGGAATAGGTATATGGGTAGAGCAGCCTGTCGTGAGTCTACTGTTTGTCGCACTGCTCATTATTGGTATAGGGGCAGAGGTGTTCGATAAATGGCTGAAATCTCAGAATGTGCCGAAACAGTTGAACAGAATGCGGTTCGCCATCAGAAACGCCGCACGACAACCCGGACGGAGCAAGACTTGTGTTGCCACAATCAGTATCGCCTGCTGTATCATCGTCGCTGTTGGCGCAAATCGGCACGATGCCCCACCAGAGACAGAATATGCCTTTGTCGCTGAGTCTGCGCTTCCGTTACACCATAACCTAAATACACCGGATGGTAGGTTTGAACTCGGTTTTTCCGATAAAGCCTCTGAACTACTGAGCGCGTCGGAGGTGATTCCGTTTCGTGTCCTACCGGGTGAAGATGTCAGTTGCCTGAATCTCTACCAGCCCCAGAAACCCCAAATTTTAGGAGCTCCTGATGCGATGTTAGGGAAAGCACCTTGGGTCAATTTGTATCTGACACCTACTGAAAGCGATAAAGTTCCTGCGATTGGCGATGAAAAGTCGCTCCGTTGGATCTTGCACCACAACCCCGATGACGATTTTATTGTCCAAGATGAATTTGGCAAGCCGCTCCGTCTCGAACTTGAGACGGTTGTGAATAGTCTTTTCCAAAGCCAGTTGATTATTTCTGAGTCCAATTTCACGAAATATTTCCCCAGCCAAAGCGGATACCAGTTTTTTCTCATCAAAACGCCGCCTGATTTGCGAGAGGAGACAGCGCAAATCTTAGAGAAAACATTAGGCGACTACGGTTTTGACCTTGTGTCTGCATCGGCGCGTTTGGCGAGTTATCGAGCGGTTGAAAATACCTATATCTCCACTTTTCAAAGTCTCGGTGGTTTAGGAGTCCTACTCGGCACCTTCGGGTTAGCACTGGTCCTTTTCAGAAATATCATCGAACGTCGCGGGGAATTAGCGACCCTGCGCGCCTTCGGTTTCGGACGGCGGTTACTCTCACGGATGCTTTTCCTTGAGAGTAGTTTCCTGCTCGTTATTGGAATGTTTATCGGTATTGTCGCTGGACTTGCCTCGATTTTCGCTTCGCAGGGACACCTCCCCTCCTTTCCATGGTTTTCCCTCACAATTACCTTGCTTTTCATCTTCGGTTTTGGTATAATTGCAAATGCTATTGCCGTTGCTGTGGCACTCCGAAGTCCGCTCTTGACAACGCTCAAATCCGATTTTTAA
- a CDS encoding phosphoribosylaminoimidazolesuccinocarboxamide synthase, producing MSQNVITSTDLTNYTPLHRGKVRDLYDLGDELLIISTDRISAFDVVLPNGIPDKGKVLTGLSKFWFKYTESVADNHLISTEVEAYPDALQPDAELLKGRSMLVHKADRVDVECVVRGYLAGSGWSSYQKTGEICGQKLPDGLQESDRLPELLFTPTTKAEQGEHDEPISIEEMRNEVGSELTDQLIEISFALFRAASEHAENAGIILCDTKFEFGQRDGKLIVIDEVFTPDSSRFWPADLYEPGKPQQSFDKQFVRDYLSEIGWNKQPPAPELPETVISKTSEKYREAYRLIVGAEL from the coding sequence ATGTCTCAGAACGTTATAACGTCTACAGATTTAACAAATTATACACCTCTCCACCGTGGGAAAGTCCGAGATCTATATGACCTTGGTGACGAACTTCTTATCATTTCCACGGATCGGATTTCCGCCTTTGATGTTGTGCTGCCGAACGGCATTCCAGATAAAGGGAAGGTCTTAACCGGTTTATCCAAGTTCTGGTTCAAGTACACCGAATCCGTCGCTGACAATCATCTCATTTCAACGGAAGTCGAAGCGTATCCCGATGCTCTACAACCCGATGCAGAACTTCTAAAAGGACGCTCTATGCTCGTCCATAAAGCCGATCGGGTTGATGTTGAGTGTGTCGTGCGCGGTTACCTCGCCGGTTCCGGTTGGTCCTCCTATCAGAAGACGGGAGAAATCTGTGGTCAGAAACTACCGGACGGACTCCAAGAATCTGACCGACTTCCAGAACTCCTGTTCACGCCAACGACCAAAGCCGAACAGGGCGAACATGACGAACCGATTTCCATTGAGGAGATGCGGAACGAAGTCGGTAGCGAACTGACGGATCAGTTGATTGAAATCAGTTTTGCACTTTTCAGAGCCGCCAGTGAACACGCCGAAAATGCTGGAATTATCCTCTGCGATACCAAGTTTGAATTCGGGCAACGCGATGGAAAACTCATCGTTATTGATGAAGTCTTCACGCCGGACTCTTCCCGGTTCTGGCCCGCGGATCTCTATGAACCCGGTAAACCGCAGCAGAGTTTTGATAAGCAGTTCGTGAGAGACTACCTCTCCGAAATCGGCTGGAACAAACAACCGCCTGCGCCTGAACTGCCGGAGACTGTTATCTCCAAAACAAGCGAGAAATACCGCGAGGCATATCGCCTCATTGTTGGTGCGGAACTGTAG
- a CDS encoding CoA transferase, translated as MAGPLDGMKVLDLTRVLAGPYATMLLGDLGAEVIKIEQPGTGDESRNFGPFKNGFSLYFMSVNRGKQSVTLNLKTERGQAIFKQLLKQTDILVENFRPGTMQKLGLDYDTLKVEHPSLIYAACSGFGQTGPYAQQGAYDMIIQGMGGIISITGEPDGPPVRVGTSISDITAALFTSIGVLSALHHRNRTGSGQFVDVAMLDSLVAVLENAVVRYFATGEAPKPLGARHPAITPFEAFASADGHVIIALGNDTLWAKFCDHVNRRELISDERFRTNADRTENHDALFPILSEIMSQRKTDDWIDTLGAIGVPCGPINAMDKVVSHPQVQAREMITRIAHDITGEVAVPGVPIKLSETPGSVDAPAPSLGEHTTEILTDLLKMHPEEVEQLRQDGVI; from the coding sequence ATGGCAGGTCCACTCGATGGAATGAAGGTTTTGGATTTAACCCGAGTTCTTGCAGGTCCGTATGCAACGATGCTCCTTGGTGACCTCGGAGCAGAAGTCATCAAGATTGAGCAGCCCGGCACAGGAGACGAATCCCGAAATTTCGGTCCCTTCAAAAACGGGTTCAGCCTCTATTTCATGAGCGTAAATCGTGGAAAGCAGAGCGTGACGCTCAACCTTAAAACCGAGCGTGGACAGGCGATATTTAAGCAGTTATTGAAGCAGACCGATATCCTCGTTGAGAACTTCCGTCCGGGGACGATGCAAAAATTGGGGCTGGATTACGATACGCTGAAAGTTGAGCATCCATCGCTTATCTACGCGGCGTGCTCCGGTTTTGGACAGACGGGTCCCTATGCCCAGCAAGGTGCTTATGACATGATTATCCAGGGCATGGGGGGTATCATCAGCATTACGGGAGAACCGGACGGACCGCCCGTGCGTGTCGGTACTTCTATTAGCGACATAACGGCTGCCCTTTTCACGTCAATCGGAGTCCTCTCCGCATTGCACCATCGCAATCGAACGGGGAGTGGACAATTTGTCGATGTTGCGATGTTGGATAGTCTTGTTGCTGTCTTGGAAAACGCTGTTGTCCGTTATTTTGCCACAGGTGAAGCTCCGAAACCACTCGGTGCGAGACATCCAGCGATTACACCCTTTGAAGCGTTTGCTTCTGCGGATGGACACGTTATTATCGCACTCGGAAACGATACCCTTTGGGCAAAGTTCTGCGATCACGTCAATCGTCGGGAACTCATCTCAGATGAACGGTTCCGAACGAATGCTGACCGAACCGAGAACCACGATGCGTTGTTTCCGATTCTCTCAGAGATTATGTCCCAACGCAAGACGGATGACTGGATTGATACGCTGGGTGCGATTGGCGTGCCGTGTGGTCCCATCAATGCGATGGATAAAGTCGTCAGTCATCCACAGGTGCAAGCACGGGAGATGATTACGCGTATTGCGCATGACATCACGGGTGAAGTGGCGGTGCCGGGGGTGCCAATCAAACTTTCGGAAACACCGGGGAGTGTAGATGCTCCCGCCCCGAGTCTCGGTGAACATACGACTGAGATCCTCACTGACTTGTTGAAAATGCATCCAGAAGAGGTAGAACAGCTCAGACAAGACGGCGTTATTTAA